In Mytilus trossulus isolate FHL-02 chromosome 14, PNRI_Mtr1.1.1.hap1, whole genome shotgun sequence, a genomic segment contains:
- the LOC134696951 gene encoding uncharacterized protein LOC134696951: MPTRGGNITIEDFKSVLDELSEMIEKYLPTSDIIIGGDMNASLHRNERKIPRDIVFDEFLKSNGLSIPSTCKKQSTFFHFNNRDESQIDYFVETSAMVKKYLSFNREFQNLSTHDPIMISINCCIDRMDISTSDPRPLRIKWDKIDKQKYENLLKERLIEFNDVAVVETAENIENILTKFSDIIVTTAESLCPKRKKQFKRKRDWTPEMTEIVKEGKFHYWKWKKEGNKDNKSSINYIRMKVQKKKLRSAQRRLAAEKRENTYTKIMELNENNDKQFFALVNKHRNSRSSTTSILKVNNRLYNNSASILGAWAEYFEDLASPSVQDRFDSKFFNLVNNDIEILTDIFLSTREPIQEVTEYELNKCILSFKNGKAPDVDKFTIEHLKYGGQTVINILTKLINLIFKTVAVPNNLKIGIGCPLFKNGGKPKEDPNSYRRITITSAIGKTIEKLHLSRNKSSIKNQQSRLQKGFTERAGCN, translated from the coding sequence ATGCCAACTAGAGGTGGAAATATCActattgaagattttaaatctGTACTAGATGAGCTAAGtgaaatgatagaaaaatatCTACCTACTTCTGATATAATTATAGGAGGTGACATGAATGCCTCATTGCATAGAAATGAGCGTAAAATACCTCGTGACATTGTCTTTGATGAATTCTTAAAATCAAATGGACTGTCAATACCTTCCACTTGCAAAAAGCAGAGTACGTTTTTTCACTTCAATAATAGAGATGAATCTCAAATTGACTATTTTGTTGAAACTAGTGCAATGGTcaagaaatatttgtcatttaatcGTGAATTTCAAAATCTATCCACTCATGATCCAATTATGATTTCAATTAACTGTTGTATTGATAGGATGGATATAAGCACTAGCGATCCTAGACCTTTACGTAtaaaatgggataaaattgataaacaaaaatatgaaaatttactaAAAGAGAGATTAATTGAATTTAATGATGTGGCTGTGGTTGAAACTGCTGAAAATATAGagaacattttaacaaaattttctgACATTATTGTGACTACTGCTGAAAGTCTATgcccaaaaagaaaaaaacaatttaagagAAAAAGGGATTGGACCCCAGAAATGACTGAAATTGTTAAGGAGGGTAAATTTCACTATTGGAAATGGAAAAAGGAAGgtaataaagataataaatctAGCATTAACTATATTCGAATGAAAGTGCAAAAGAAAAAACTTCGTTCTGCCCAAAGACGATTGGCTGCTGAGAAAAGAGAAAATACGTATACCAAAATTATGGAATTAAATGAGAataatgataaacaatttttcgCATTAGTAAATAAGCATAGAAATTCAAGGTCATCCACAACTTCAATTTTGAAGGTTAATAATAGACTGTATAATAATTCAGCCTCCATTCTGGGAGCTTGGGCTGAATACTTTGAAGATTTGGCCTCACCATCTGTGCAAGATAGATTCGAtagtaaattttttaatttggttaatAATGACATTGAAATATTAACTGATATTTTCTTAAGTACAAGAGAACCGATTCAGGAAGTGACTGAGTACGAattgaataaatgtattttatcttttaaaaatggaaaagcaCCAGATGTTGATAAATTCACCATAGAACACTTGAAATATGGAGGACAGACAGTTATAAATATACTAACTAAATTGATaaacttaatttttaaaactgttgctgtcccaaataatttaaaaattgggATAGGATGTCCTCTGTTTAAAAATGGAGGAAAACCAAAAGAAGATCCAAATTCATATAGACGTATAACTATAACTAGTGCTATTGGAAAAACTATAGAAAAGCTacatttatcccgtaacaaaaGCTCCATTAAAAATCAGCAAAGTAGATTACAAAAAGGGTTCACTGAAAGGGCTGGTTGTAACTGA
- the LOC134696771 gene encoding C1q-related factor-like encodes MVVFLVCFAVIISLAGTEKCSLEDTLCSLCGKRQVSNEHPDLTALWKAIKINKKDIVAQKKEIQDLKESHSHVAFFAYMSNNWKQLSKHKRLVYDVVDLNNGNGYNKANGEFTAPTSGLYVFHVSTGAVDKSHASVELIVQGKIRNIGWADSMDHNDRTFVTSVTPLQLNKGDVVYTRIGNGYGGNYIESNTYIRTSFSGVKIN; translated from the exons atggttgtttttttgGTGTGCTTCGCTGTTATAATTTCATTAGCAGGGACAGAGAAGTGTTCCTTGGAAGATACCTTATGCAGTTTGTGTGGTAAACGTCAAGTGTCCAACGAGCATCCTGACCTAACAGCACTGTGGAAAGCTATAAAGATTAACAAAAAAGACATCGTTgcacaaaagaaagaaattcaaG ATTTGAAAGAGAGCCATAGTCATGTAGCTTTTTTTGCTTACATGAGCAATAACTGGAAACAACTTTCTAAACACAAAAGACTTGTTTATGATGTAGTAGATTTGAACAATGGGAACGGATATAACAAAGCCAATGGCGAGTTTACAGCTCCAACTAGTGGTCTGTATGTGTTTCACGTGTCTACTGGTGCCGTTGATAAATCACATGCGTCCGTTGAATTGATAGTGCAAGGTAAAATCAGAAACATCGGCTGGGCTGATTCTATGGATCACAATGACAGAACCTTTGTCACCTCAGTAACCCCTCTACAGCTGAACAAAGGTGATGTTGTATACACAAGAATTGGAAATGGTTATGGTGGAAACTATATAGAGAGTAATACTTACATCAGGACGAGCTTCTCTGGAGTAAAGATCAATTGA